In Megalops cyprinoides isolate fMegCyp1 chromosome 8, fMegCyp1.pri, whole genome shotgun sequence, the genomic stretch GAGACAGCGACGAAGGAGAGGATATCTTCACCGGCAAAGTGAGTAAGGGGGTAGTTTCAATGCTTCTGCATGCACTGGGATCCCCACTGCTAAAGTGGAGTACCCCCAGTGTCGGCGAAAAGTTCTGCTGCCTGTGCCCACCCAGCTagacagctaacgttagctagccaaaCTGTCTTGttggctgcatttttttaaagcgAGGCGTCTGAAAGCGGCTGGATTTTCGCTTCAAGTCCCATCTGAGACACGATAGTTGTCTTTTCCTCTGGCTAAAATGTAGTCCCAGGCACCGTGCTTTCACGAGTTGATAGATAGCAAGCTTACAACAGGGAAGTTCCGCGTAGCCAggcattgtaattatttatctTAGCTACTTATTTTTTCTCGCTTGCTAACCATCTGGgttaatgtatttgtaatgcatttgtcACAGTAATGAGAAATAGTCTTGCCAAAGGAATGACATTTCTAATGCATTTATCACAGTGGCTAGCCACCGAAACGCACCGACAGGGTTATGCCCCAACCAGCTAGCCACTTAACTTAGCTGAATATTTCCAGGTAGCCACCCAGCTAGCTGAGTAGATAGCCAGCAAGACAACGGAAGAGCattaaaggaaaatattttgtagcTACTGGCTGGTCGCATAATATTCGTAAATCAGAACTAGCTGCCCGAAAATATGGTGTTTTTCCACAGTACCTATTGAAGGGTGGCCAGCTAGCACGCTACCTCTATGAAGCCGTTTGTTGCGCTAGCAACTGTTACCGTTTACCCCGACTTTAGAAAGGGACGAAGTTGGAAATGTGGTCATTAGCCAGAATATTTTCGCAAAGAGAGTAGCTTATCTTTTACTGTCGCGCATATAGTTATCAAACAATGCTAGCTGGGTGGCTAGATGTACAGTCGTGTGTATCTGGGGACACGTTAAAGACTGCTAATTCAACCGCATTCGGTGAAATGATCtacagctatttatttattgccattttttcGGGGGCTGGTGTCCGACTTTGACCCCACGGGTCGCCCTCTCTTCAGGCTGTGAACGCCGTTAACCCCACCAGCTCTGGCTTTGCCGCCCTGTTGACTGTTTCTGTATTGATCTGTAAACCGGTTGCAGCTAGTCAAATGAACGTTTTCATTTTAGAAGTATTTAGAAATAGGCTGGAGAAGTGACCTGTTTCTTCGATTATAGCACGTCGAACAGCTCCGATCGTTTATTTAAACCATGAATGGTTATCAGTGAAAAGTTTGCGGGCCACATGTTGAATTTTGTAAGGGATGTTTTTCAAAGGTCCGGGAACAGAAAGGTTTCTTCAATATTAGGCAAAACAGCTAATATGACACATTGTGAAATACTAAAGTGGGGCTGGGTTTTCCTGGTAGGCAGGGAGCCTGATAATGTAAGAGGTTTAGTCCTAATCCGGGAGGAAGGAGGGAACCATAGCCGCTGAGCTGTGAGTCATCAAGGCACTGCGGAGGAGCCAGAGACCAGCAGAGCAGCGAAGTGAGCAAATCAGACAGAAATTCATAAGGCATAACCTCATCCGAAAAGTTTATTAGACTCACGAGGTTCCAGTGGAATACAGTCCTAAGTCGTGTTAGTGTGGTGTTTTTGTAGCGTTTTTGCTGCCCAGTGATTGAGCTGGAATGAAATGCTCATTCAGTTTGGTGCTCAGTTCCACCCACATCAGTTGCAGACTTTCTGTTGGATTTTTACTCTCAGAAGTTTcggcctgagagagagaaggagagagagcgctgaAGGACATTGAGAGTGTGTacttatgtatgtgtataacaCTGTGTCTCCCCCTGATGTCCAGCTCCGCAatctaaaaaaagaagcaatttgtcctacatttttaaaaaggcatgcatagagaatgaaagaggaagaaaaaactcATCAGTAGTGGGTCACCAAAGCCATGTAGACCTTCACCAGCAAAGAAGAAAGGGtagaaagggttttttttgcttgtgttattattcagtgttttttttctcgaTTTCTGCAGAGCATTCCAGTGGAAACTGAGAAAGAGTCACTTATTCCACCAACTGAGGCTGTCAGCGAACCACAGGCTGATATCTTCAATGAGCCTCCTGCTGATATCTTCAACGAACCGCCGGCCGACCTCTTCAGCGAGCCGCCAGCTGATATCTTCACTGAAGAGTCTGTTACCACCTCTGCCGTCACCTCCAGCAACACGGTCACTAACACCCATACTAATTCCAAGACAAATGGCATACATTCAGACGATGAAGAGCAAGATATATTTGCAGGTATGTCACTTTCACTCTCAAGTGCCCAGACAGCTTTAAGAAAATCAGCCCCATTTTGTGTAGTTTTTGGAGGGTATTGGGAGGGTACTGCTGAATTGTACACGTAGGGAGGTTACCTCAAACGCACTCTTAGAAGAGTCCCCCGAGGGATGAAGAAGTTACTTTATAGGCAGAAAACGGTTGCGTTTCTTTGGCTGTTacgctgtttaaaaaaaaaaaaacaccctttgtGTTCCCTGAAATGAAGGTTACAAAACTCCCACCAAACAAGTTTATCACTTGCACACTTCCCATTTTTCGACAGCTCTGTCATTTCCTGAGAACCCCACCACCTGCAGGCTTTGGCATGAGCGGCTTCTTCCAGCCATCACAACTTCACACCTCTTTcacccccccattcccccccacTCTGTGCCCTGATTGGCTTAGAGCCAGTTTATTGTTTGCTTATCCAATATAGACCTTTTCGGTACTCCACTGAGCATAAATCACTGGATGCAGATAATAGGCTCTCATCTCCACTGTAGGTGGGAGGTATCAGTTAGTTACTATGAGAGCTTAATTGAGGAAGCcaacccccgcacccccccacacacacaaaaaaaaaaatcacaactcTTGATGATCGCTTTGACCTGCTAGTTCCCCTTGTACGCGTTGGTGAACAAGTAACGCTACATGTTGGAACAGGCAGGTTGGACACATGCCCGTTGTATGGACATTGAACGGCAAGCTTTAAAACAGTGGCCTTCCCACTGGAAAGTCTGAGGTACATGTGTATGCAGACACAGCTAGAGCTGTGAGTGTTAATACTTGCCTTGAGTGGACACATTCGCCCACATTTCTCTCAGACAAACTTTAATCAATATACCATGTTTTCTACAGGTGCGTTCCTCAAGACTGGTTTGGTGCACATTTGGTGATTCGGGGATTGCTAGTATAGCTTCCCCAAAAAGCCCCACCTGTGCTTACAGACCGATTTCGATGCGAAATCTTGGTTTTTCCCCAGCACTGTACAGCCTAACGCAAGCCACACAGTGAAGGAAGTTGATTACTCAGGTCCTAACACCTCTCTGACCCTGGGGTCGCCAGTGTAATTGGAATTAATCACTGGAACGCCATCATGCAGTTTAATTTTCAACCCTGGCAAAGATTCATTAGGttacattattgctgtttagCAGGCAcccttacccagagtgacttgcacagTGCATATATCCTGAGTGGTTTGTTTAGGTTaacaaataattataaaaaaaaaaaggtctagATTTCTACAGATTCAGCCCCTGTGTATCCTTCCTATGCTTCCTGACGCAGTAGATAGGATGCAGCTCTAGTCATGTGAGGAGTGCTGGTTGATAAGGAAACGGCTGTTTCAGCTGTGTGCCTTTGCCGCACAGGAACGGGAAGCCAGGCCTTGAAATGCCCTCCACTGACACTGAGACTCGGGGCTAATAGTGCCTAATCCGGGAGTCTGACCTCCTATTAATTGTGCTGATGGAGTGGATTTTGCGTCTTTGTTTGGACACCAGGATATTGCTGTGTAAAAATcctttcaaatgtgaaatataatatttttttttttttgtttgcgtATCCTATAAATGGACATCTGACTACAGCATGTTTGGCTGCTTTCCCTGACTCTGCTAAACTTAgagaaattgtgttttaaagGGCAACACATACATTTCTCAGGACCTCTTTCCCCACCtgtgaattttaaaatcttgagctaaagcttttttttttttctgtcctaaATGAAGGCATCTTGCTTTAAATAAACCAGCTGGTCAGTTGTTCAAAAATGTTAACAGATACAAATTCAATAAATCAGAGACCTAGTCAGGTAAATAAGACCACTGAATCAGTGAATATTTCAGCTGTCCAGCTTATTGCATTAGAGACCTTGTCCTTAATCAAATCCTTGCCGCCTTAATTTTGAGCTCAGGAATTTAACGTGGTTAAATCTTACTAGATAAGACAGGAAATGTGGCTCTTAAGATATCCGTTGAACCATGTTGTGTATTTAAGTGCAGTAGTCAGTACTGAATTGAAAGACGTGACACAGTTGATCTCTATACAATACATAGATAACATACTAttatatacacactatatgttatattatgtgcatatatttaGAATGGTTTTCATTGTGTTGTCTACAGTAGTTCAGCACCTGGCATAATTAGGTTTTGTTAGTAGTTGGTTTCATAGGTATAGTAATTCCTTGTCAATTGTAGGTGTGATACGCTCAGTGGAACTCTGCGTTACTCTATTCTCGCAGTGGCTGTGCTGGCAGGATGATGGTTCTGTCTTTACCACATGCTGGGTCAGAACCGCTTGCACTGTGGATCTTGTGCTATGCTCCATGTCTCGTCTTCTCAGAGGCCACTGTGGAGCTGTCCCTGGATAGCCCTGCAAACGACAGGAAGAAGAAGGAATCGGCCAAGCCTCCTGCGTCCGTCCCGTCTGCCGCCGTCGCGCCCAGCACCTCGAAAACGCAGCCCAAGTCTCTGGAGGAGGTGAGGCTTTCAGCAGGGTGCCACACCTTCGTGGGGAGTCCCCCCTctgggcggggggagggggggtggggggtcactCGAGCatgcagcagaaacacactATCTTTGACTCTGTTGTTGAGTCCttatggtttttgttttttttgccacatgaataaatgtaaatgtaatataaattaatgtttACAGGTTTACAGGGTAGTGCAAAGATAGTCCACTGACTTATCTATGTACACCGTCAGGCATAAATTTGGTGCATACGTGTGTTTTTAAGTTTTAgtgtaaaggaagaaaaacaggattGCCTGGTCAGTACATGTGCGATTTTGAGCAGGTGCCTTGAATTGAGGAAGGAAGCATAGTTCTGGAAGAGCCAGCGTCTTTGTCATTGTTCAGTAACGACTGTTTTGATGTGACAcagctggaagaggaggagagcgaggacAAGTTCGAGTTGAACATTGCTGTTACTAACCCTGAAAAAGTTGGTAAGTGTTCCGCTTCTCATTCAAGAGCCAAAACTAACAGTCAGTTGTAccattgcaaaaaaatgtgGAGGACAAACCCCTCCTCATGAAAACATTTGTCCTGTTGTCCCCAGTCATGTACTGTCACCTCAGTGGCATGtagcaataaatatttaatcatattaatTAGCATCTTTGTATCCAGATGATGAGCTGGCTGTCCACTCAAAAGAAATGATTGCAGCTGAGTACCAAGGCCAAGTCTGCTTCAGAATGCGGGGCCCTGATAATGCCTGGCTTTGCAAAACAATAACTGGCCGTATCATCCCAGCCAATCGGATCACACCTGTATCTGATTCATTGTCTCCCTCCTACTCACCGgcagttgtttttaatttcctgttttccGCCCTCACTGCGGTCGGAGGTAGAGATGCCACTGAAATGGAACTGCCCCCATCATTTACTGTCCGACCGGCTCTTTTCTGCTGTGCTCGGATGAATGCCTCGTCCAGCTGGCCTTTTCCCTACTCTTTCCTTCCAGCGGAGTTTTCCATAATTCAGCTCTGGAACTCCGCTTGAACCTTTAAGGACAGAGGAGAATGCTTATAACTCTTCTGTGCAGGCAGCTGTGTCATGGCCGTATTGAAAGTCAGAAATGTAAACTCGTCATCTCTTTCTCTGGGTAGatatttattgttgtgtttgagtgttttgCTCTTTGAAAATTGCCTGTAGTAACAGATATTTCTCTGTGCATAGGGGATGGCATGAATGCTTATATGGCCTACAAAGTTTCCACACAGGTATGtctctgcatttataaagcattGAAACATGTACCCAAGTCCAACTGGTGATTGTGAACTTattgaataatgaataatttacagTTATACACATGGTTTTTTCTTGTACACATGAATGGTTTCTGTCCTGACAGGTCTGCCTGTGTTACCGTGAGTGCCTTAGAAATGCGATCTGATTGGTTTGACCTGATGAGTTTCCTTGTCACTGGCATTCTGTTTCAGACCACGTTGCCAATGTTTAGAAATAAGACGTTTACAGTGAGGAGGAGGTTCAGCGATTTCCTGGGACTGTATGAGAAGCTCTCTGAGAAGCACTCACAGAATGGATACATCGTGCCCCCACCGCCAGAGaagagcattgtgggtaaggagcagcatCTGGGTCACAGTGTTTCGGCCAGACCTCAAACCCTGATAGCCTAAGGGTGAAACTAGAACTATATGTCCTACACATCAGAGGTCATGACACCacaatttacttttaatttattaaGGGGCTAAGTAACACGTAAAGACAACAATAAATGCCCTTTGAGCAGTAGATCAATTGTGGTATTGCCCAGGTTACTGTTTTGgtgatttattttgtcttgGTCAACATTAGATTTTTCTGGTCAGTTGTTATTCAGTTTAGTCCTGCTGCGACATGTAGCTTATTTTTACTGCTCTCATCTTGATTTTGTAAGACATTTGGCTGTTACGCTCTCAGAGTGCTTATTTGGCTCGAATTTCAGTCTTGCACAGTAATCGCACATCGGAGACTGAAACCTAGGACGTCTGATCAGTCTGAAAAAagccctgtctgtcagtcatgTTGGCCCATTGAGGTTCCCCAAGTCTGATAATGTAGAGTTGTTGTTTCGATCTTGTCATTCTGGGGAACAGCCCTGGCTCTTAACCCTTTTTCTCTGTATATAAACCCCCCTGTGTTGTGGTTCAACAGGGATGACCAAAGTGAAAGTGGGCAAAGAGGACCCCTCTTCTGCAGAGtttgtggagaggaggagagcggcCCTGGAAAGGTGAGTTTTCAGCACTAGTTTGTGTTTGAGCGCTGCCAGAGGTCGTGCTACCTTTTTAAACATCCCGTTTGCTTAGAAAATGCCCTTATCCGAGGCAGCTTGGACAGCTTATCAGTTGAGGCAGCATGACATTTAAAGCAGTTCAATTATTTGCAGCGATTTAATTAAATGCCaatctgggatttgaacccatgacctGGTTTACAAGGCCAACTCCTTAAGCACTCTGCTACAATTGGAAATGTAAGGCATTAAAGCTGGTCAGATGGGCCAGCGTGTGCCTCCAAAAAGTTGTCTCCCAGGCAGTGGGCATGACTTTGTAGTGGTTGACTTTGCCTCTGAAAGCTTTCCTTTGCCAGTATGGACTGAGTGCCTTGTTCTCGCAGGTATCTCCAGAGAGTGGTCTGTCATCCGTCCCTGTTACAAGACCCAGATGTCCGCGAGTTCTTGGAAAAAGACGAGGTAGGGGGTCCTTTGTTCTGAGGGCTACTCGGCTTAccctttctttaaaatgagGCTATTATCGACCAAATACCACAGGTTCGAGGGATCTGGTGACTTGCACATTGTATAAACTGTACTAATGTTTCAGTTGTCCCATTTTAATGTATCGCATTGCAGGTGCAgcattttgcttgtgttgtcaATGACTTGGTTTCACTGAAACAAGAGGTAGAATCTCGTATGACATAGGTGTGGGCTAcagcttcctgctgctgctgctggtgcttcCTACTATTTTTAAAACCGGTGCgtctgtgcgtgtttgtgtgtgtcagttgcCCAGAGCGGTGAGCACGCAGACGCTGAGTGGAGCTGGCTTCCTGAAGATGATAAACAAGGCCACAGATGCAGTCAACAAGATGACCATCAAGATGAATG encodes the following:
- the snx1a gene encoding sorting nexin-1a produces the protein MAASSERSPPPFPESEDQEPDPEAGDGDSDEGEDIFTGKSIPVETEKESLIPPTEAVSEPQADIFNEPPADIFNEPPADLFSEPPADIFTEESVTTSAVTSSNTVTNTHTNSKTNGIHSDDEEQDIFAEATVELSLDSPANDRKKKESAKPPASVPSAAVAPSTSKTQPKSLEELEEEESEDKFELNIAVTNPEKVGDGMNAYMAYKVSTQTTLPMFRNKTFTVRRRFSDFLGLYEKLSEKHSQNGYIVPPPPEKSIVGMTKVKVGKEDPSSAEFVERRRAALERYLQRVVCHPSLLQDPDVREFLEKDELPRAVSTQTLSGAGFLKMINKATDAVNKMTIKMNESDIWFEEKLQEVEVEDQQLRKLHAVVDSLVNHRKELSANTAVFAKSVAMLGSSEDNTALSRALSQLAEVEDKIEQLHQEQAGSDFFIFAELLADYIRLLGAVRSCFDQRMKTWQRWQDAQNTLQKKRENEAKLLWANKPDKLQQAKEEITEWEGKVTQYERDFERISATVRKEVLRFEREKARDFKNQIVKYLESLLRSQQQLIKYWEAFLPEAKAIA